GGCTGCCGTCGGACACAGTCCTCCTTGGTGACCGCCGAGAACACGACGCACATCCGGGGAACTCTATGGTCCGAAGTGTCCTCACACACCACGTCCACCTGCGCCTCAGTGACGCGGAGATCGGAACGCTCGTGCGACAGCGCAGCCGTGGCCTTCCGGGCCGTGTGGCGTGTATCAAGGCCGCCGCGGTCTGCGATGGCCCGTCCGCAGGCTCGTGGTGGGCGCCTGTGCTGATCAGCGCGCGGCGTGCCGGCGCTGCATGCGTGGAACCGAGCGCCGATGGCGCCGGACTCCACGTACAGGGCCGGCAACCGGCCTGCGGCCGGAGGGGCGTGGCCTCCGCCTGTGCGTTCCCGTCCCGCCGTTGCCTGCCCGGGTGCTCGCCGACGCTCCGGTGACACACCGTCGCCGAGCTGGATGGGATCACCGCGTGGATGCTGGGCCTGGGACGGCAAGACCCGCAGGTCAGAGCCTGGCCCCTGACATGGCCGTTGGCTGCTTCCCCGTCGGACATGGTGCCGAGTCGGGTGACTTGCCGACTCGTTGCTGCCACGCTCCTCGACCAACGCACCCCATGGAGAGCAACATGCTCGCAACCTCAGTCGAGATTGACCAGCTCACCGGCGTCTGGCAGATCGACCCTGACCACTCCGAGGTGGGCTTCTGCGTACGCCACCTCATGACCCGGGTGCGCGGCGCATTCACGCGGTTCTCCGGGACCATCACGGTCGGGGACGAGCCTCTGCGGTCCAGCGTGCGGGCGGAGATCGACACCACGTCGGTCGACACCCGCAACTCCGAACGGGACAAGCACCTGCGCGCCACCGATTTCCTCGACAGTGACAACCACCCGACGGCGTACTTCAAGTCTGCTCGCATCAGCACAAAGGACGGTCGATACCTCGTCGAAGGGGCGCTGACCATCCGGGGCCAGGTCCGACGGGTGACCTTCGACCTGTTCTTGCTCGGTGTGGACACCGATGCGTCGGGCGGGACCAGGGCCGGATTCCGGGCCTACACCC
The Streptomyces lunaelactis genome window above contains:
- a CDS encoding YceI family protein — protein: MLATSVEIDQLTGVWQIDPDHSEVGFCVRHLMTRVRGAFTRFSGTITVGDEPLRSSVRAEIDTTSVDTRNSERDKHLRATDFLDSDNHPTAYFKSARISTKDGRYLVEGALTIRGQVRRVTFDLFLLGVDTDASGGTRAGFRAYTRISRSKFGVTGNGPVAGGRALIGDTVLLELEIQAVKDD